A part of Rhabdothermincola sediminis genomic DNA contains:
- a CDS encoding 1-aminocyclopropane-1-carboxylate deaminase/D-cysteine desulfhydrase, with protein sequence MSPPQRFPIAVTPTPLQPMDRLGRSLGFDEGALWVKRDDLTGLAGGGNKARKLDYLVGDALALGCDTLLTGGAAQSNHVRMTGAAARRAGLSCVAVLGGTRPAVPEGNLLLDELFGVQLEWVGTYDAERLETTMAEVCVRLAGEGRRPYEVPLGGASDVGTLGYVAAAAELVTQVPMGAIVYTATGSGGTQAGLAVGLGHHDRVRGVDVGAIPDVDERIEALVTATASLAGRPFPGGRVQLDRTQVGAGYGAPTPAADEAIRLAAHLEGLVLDPVYTGKALAALIADRRAGRLAPHQPTVFVHTGGLPSVFTSRVARRLATPAPG encoded by the coding sequence GTGAGCCCACCCCAGCGGTTCCCGATCGCGGTCACCCCCACGCCGCTGCAGCCGATGGACCGATTGGGGCGCTCGCTGGGCTTCGACGAGGGCGCGCTGTGGGTCAAGCGAGACGACCTGACCGGCCTCGCCGGCGGTGGCAACAAGGCCCGCAAGCTCGACTACCTGGTCGGCGACGCCCTGGCCCTGGGCTGCGACACCCTGCTCACAGGGGGTGCCGCCCAGAGCAACCACGTCCGGATGACAGGTGCCGCGGCCAGGCGAGCGGGGCTGTCGTGCGTCGCGGTGCTCGGAGGGACGCGACCGGCGGTGCCGGAGGGCAACCTGCTGCTCGACGAGCTGTTCGGGGTGCAGCTCGAATGGGTCGGCACCTACGACGCCGAGCGGCTGGAGACGACCATGGCCGAGGTGTGTGTGCGGCTCGCGGGTGAGGGGCGGCGGCCCTACGAGGTGCCCCTCGGTGGCGCGTCGGACGTGGGCACGCTCGGCTATGTGGCTGCGGCCGCGGAGCTGGTGACCCAGGTGCCGATGGGGGCCATCGTCTACACGGCCACCGGCAGCGGCGGGACCCAGGCCGGTCTTGCGGTCGGCCTCGGTCACCACGACCGGGTACGAGGGGTCGACGTCGGCGCCATCCCCGACGTCGATGAACGCATCGAGGCGCTGGTCACCGCCACCGCGTCGCTGGCCGGGCGCCCCTTCCCCGGCGGGCGGGTCCAGCTCGACCGCACCCAGGTCGGAGCTGGCTACGGGGCGCCCACCCCGGCGGCGGACGAGGCCATCCGGCTGGCGGCGCACCTGGAGGGGCTGGTGCTCGACCCGGTGTACACCGGCAAGGCGTTGGCGGCGTTGATCGCCGATCGCCGGGCGGGGCGGCTGGCCCCGCACCAGCCGACGGTGTTCGTGCACACCGGGGGTCTGCCGAGCGTGTTCACGAGCCGGGTGGCCCGGCGGCTCGCCACCCCGGCCCCGGGCTGA